A genomic region of Maniola hyperantus chromosome 5, iAphHyp1.2, whole genome shotgun sequence contains the following coding sequences:
- the LOC117982686 gene encoding uncharacterized protein — protein sequence MEDREDPNNLSYEPMDVDLSAHSTSNMDFSYTDSNVDMSIVKTEPPEADNVFVTESSFDINPETINKLVLGNIQHRCTSVARTNIKRKSILLSCLTVLVISILIHQIANFNCYGSLNAEILRHKFMTKLYGQTGAVKGIINALESNENRKMLLFYGGTGVGKTFTTSLMLENILDQKNIYHYTMPSFLQIFSSDSMLGLLFCKTAILVVDDLTRDDMMNIKPLIKELVLKSERLSKNITIILIYNCDIVNEEFLRKCDQSFYLELRQSLEDLVIVKYFIKFESLTQEHLRNCIEEELADRNISAKNIDIIVKNFNATLDGCKGVHQKLQYMKVI from the coding sequence ATGGAGGATCGGGAAGATCCTAATAATTTAAGCTATGAACCTATGGATGTGGATTTGAGCGCTCATTCTACAAGTAATATGGATTTTTCATATACCGACTCTAATGTTGATATGTCGATCGTAAAAACGGAACCGCCTGAAGCAGACAATGTCTTCGTTACCGAAAGTAGTTTTGATATCAATCCAGAAACTATCAATAAATTAGTTCTCGGCAATATACAACACCGCTGCACTTCAGTTGCCAGAACTAATATAAAACGTAAATCAATACTACTTAGTTGTTTAACAGTATTAGTTATATCAATTTTAATACATCAAATCGCAAACTTTAACTGCTATGGAAGCTTAAACGCAGAAATTTTAAGACATAAGTTTATGACCAAATTATATGGACAAACAGGTGCTGTAAAAGGAATTATCAATGCATTGGAATCAAATGAAAACagaaaaatgttattattttatggaGGCACAGGGGTTGGTAAGACATTCACCACATCTCTAATGTTAGAAAACATACtagatcaaaaaaatatataccattATACAATGCCAAGTTTTTTGCAAATATTCTCATCAGACTCTATGCTTGGGTTATTGTTTTGCAAGACTGCAATTTTAGTTGTGGACGATTTAACTAGAGATGATATGATGAATATAAAACCTCTGATCAAGGAACTGGTGTTAAAGAGTGAGAGGCTATCTAAAAACATTACCATAATATTGATCTACAACTGTGATATTGTGAATGAAGAATTTTTAAGAAAATGTGACCAATCTTTCTATTTAGAATTGAGACAAAGTCTGGAAGACTTAGTTATTgtgaaatattttatcaaatttgAATCATTGACTCAAGAACATTTACGGAATTGTATTGAAGAGGAACTAGCAGATAGAAATATAAGTGCCAAGAACATTGATATCATTGTGAAAAATTTTAATGCCACACTTGATGGATGCAAAGGAGTGCACCAGAAATTGCAGTATATGAAAGTTATATAA